The following coding sequences lie in one Silene latifolia isolate original U9 population chromosome 5, ASM4854445v1, whole genome shotgun sequence genomic window:
- the LOC141656405 gene encoding pentatricopeptide repeat-containing protein At4g21705, mitochondrial-like has protein sequence MGIPKLLFLRQLITKSTFQSFKPQYNSPLIFTQIRKITQLSTSCENSLHSLTVQFCANSPKKSIIPLLDDFEKVNVVKHKDLKNIIHTLSNKQLFDRALEVSEWMTSRSFSSPNSGDLAVRLDLTGRVHGVDAAERFFKKVDDHSERMYGALLKCYVKANLVDKSLSHFQVMKENGFITTAVAYNSIMSLYMKNGQVGEVPKLLIEMEENGISSDIISLKICLKSLAKKSDTTKLEKVLNIMENEPRRLMDWSTCCLIANYVIDLYCEEKAIYYLRKAENEVRGNPVRLKRLITLYAKLEDSSQMMNLWRIYKDECKAQFNVDYMAMIGSLAKIGSFEKAETIFHEWESSGNSYDFRVPNVLILGYCRKGLMVEAERLLQDIISKGKTPIPNAWSIISSAYNKRYHMDEALICMEKALELVPEHEGWVPHQETLSSILEWLGDEGEIEDVHRFLIVLTKSVPLTQEMCSTLLRAHIRHGFEIGDILERMKAANIDVDEELREKCRLIMIKEKSREKSRLSVSTHRENTLI, from the exons ATGGGAATCCCCAAATTACTATTCTTGCGCCAATTAATCACAAAATCAACCTTTCAATCTTTTAAACCCCAGTATAATTCACCCTTAATTTTCACCCAAATTAGAAAAATTACCCAGCTTTCTACTTCATGTGAAAATTCATTACACTCTTTAACTGTCCAATTTTGTGCAAATTCACCAAAAAAAAGTATTATTCCATTGTTAGATGATTTTGAGAAGGTTAATGTTGTTAAGCATAAAGATCTTAAGAACATTATTCATACTCTTAGTAATAAACAGCTTTTTGATCGTGCCCTTGAG GTTTCAGAGTGGATGACTAGCAGATCCTTCAGCAGTCCGAATTCTGGCGATCTTGCAGTGCGGCTAGATCTCACGGGTCGGGTGCACGGCGTTGATGCTGCCGAAAGATTCTTTAAGAAAGTGGATGATCATTCTGAAAGGATGTATGGTGCCCTGCTCAAATGTTACGTGAAAGCAAACCTCGTAGATAAGTCTCTATCTCATTTCCAGGTGATGAAAGAAAACGGGTTTATCACGACTGCCGTAGCTTACAACAGTATTATGTCCCTATATATGAAAAACGGACAAGTTGGCGAAGTTCCAAAGTTGCTAATAGAGATGGAGGAAAATGGTATATCCTCGGACATTATTAGCTTAAAAATCTGTCTTAAATCCTTAGCAAAGAAGTCCGATACTACTAAGCTGGAGAAGGTGTTGAATATAATGGAAAACGAACCACGCCGTTTGATGGACTGGTCCACATGCTGTTTGATTGCTAATTACGTCATCGACTTGTATTGCGAGGAAAAGGCAATATACTACTTACGAAAGGCTGAGAATGAAGTTCGTGGCAACCCTGTCCGCTTAAAGCGGTTGATTACTCTGTATGCAAAGCTGGAGGACTCGTCTCAGATGATGAATTTGTGGAGGATATACAAAGACGAGTGTAAAGCGCAATTTAATGTTGATTATATGGCCATGATCGGTTCTTTGGCTAAAATAGGCTCGTTTGAAAAGGCGGAGACGATATTCCACGAGTGGGAGTCATCTGGTAATTCTTATGATTTCCGTGTTCCTAATGTTCTAATACTTGGCTATTGTCGGAAGGGCCTGATGGTGGAAGCGGAAAGATTACTCCAGGATATTATTAGTAAGGGGAAGACGCCAATCCCAAATGCTTGGAGCATCATTAGTAGTGCATACAACAAGCGGTATCATATGGATGAGGCTTTAATTTGCATGGAGAAAGCACTTGAATTAGTGCCAGAACACGAGGGCTGGGTTCCGCATCAAGAGACTCTCTCGAGTATCCTCGAGTGGCTTGGTGACGAAGGAGAAATCGAAGATGTACATCGATTTTTAATAGTATTGACTAAGTCAGTTCCCTTGACCCAAGAGATGTGCTCTACTTTGCTAAGAGCCCATATCCGACATGGTTTTGAAATCGGTGACATATTGGAGAGGATGAAAGCTGCTAATATAGATGTAGATGAAGAGTTACGGGAAAAGTGCCGGTTGATCATGATCAAGGAAAAGTCACGGGAAAAGTCGCGGTTGTCGGTGTCGACTCACCGTGAAAACACGCTAATCTGA